ATCTGGAACACAGCCGGCGGCGTGAAGGCAGCGAATTTGCTGTTGGATGGTCTGTACAACATTTACGGTATTCAACCTTAATAGAAGGCTCGCAACCGACACGGCTGCGTGCTCGAAGCAGGCTTCATGGCGTCTCCCCGTTTGGGGAGGCGCTTTTTGCGTACAATGTACAAGCCAGGCATGCTGTCTTGCATAGTTGCGGACACAGTTATGCACAATAGGATGGGCTATCAAGACGACCCGACTACAGAGGAGGCTTATCCACATGTACATGATGAACAACAACGCGGTCACGCAGCAGGTTAACCAGGCACAGCAGATGATTCAGCAATTGATCCAGCAGACGCACATGGCTAGCCAAAACTATGAGAGAATGCTGCAGCAGCAGCAGCAAAACGCACAGCAGCTCGAAATGATCGCTCAGCGTGAGCGTCAAGCGGCGCAGGTCATCCAAACGGCGCTGCAGGGCCACCAGTCGGCGGTACATCAAATGCAGCAGCTTGCGCACATGTGCAGCCAGCTGGAGCGTACCGTTGCCCAAATGGCAACGTTCCAGATGAACATGATTGGCGCGCAGCAGCCGAATGCGTTCGTGCGCAGCGGAATGTACCAATAATTCCAGCTTACCCGTGCTCGTGTACAGAATGAAAAGACAGCCTAGGCTGTCTTTTTTTAACGGCGTGCCCAGCTAAGCACACATCTTCTAGCCGGTGCAGGTCCGGTCGCGGGAGGGGCAAAGCCCCCACGTAGCTAGGATATATGCGTATGGCGAAATCTGTGTGTAGAAGCGTATTGACAAAAGTACCTGTTAGAGACAGGGCGAGCGACATATCAGGCCGTAACATAAAGTGAATCCTGCCGCGTCGTCAAAGAGGCCTCGCAAGAGGAAAGAGAGGAAGCCGAGTCTCGCGTAATGGACGAAGGCCATGGAAGCTGTTCAGAACTTGGAACGACAGCGAAGAATTCTCCGGCATATGGGGACAAGGCTACTTCGACAACATCAATCAGGAGAAGCTCATGAAGCTGGTCGAAATGCGAATCAGTGACAGGCGTATTCTGAAATTGGTGAGGAAGTGGTTAGGTGCGGGAGTTGTGGAAGAGGGAAACGTCAGGCGCATCGTCGGATTATGGACAGGAGAAGAAGGTTTTGACTTCCTCGGTATGATGGCAAGGCTGGATTGGTACAGTCTTCAACGGTTCGCAAGATGGTATGCCAAAAAGCGCCAACGGTCTCGATGGATGAGTTCGTTACGCGAAGTGAACTCAATGTCCAAACAATATGGCCTCAAAACGCTTTTGTAATCTGCATGCACATGAATGACGAACATCGGAAAGCTGTATGGATGCCCGAGTTGGCTTTTTTTGGTATCCACCTCTAAGTGAAATATGGAACAAATAAGTGCTACGATATTGACATCATAGCCTAGTGCTGTTAGTTGCCTGAAGACACGCTTCACTTTATTATCCTTTGAAACATTCTCTAAATAATCTTCGCCTAGCTCTTGGTAAGGCTTATGACGAAGCAACAAGTGGTAGATAGTCGTCAACATTTTGTGAGCTACAGCGAGAAGAGGGTGCTGGCATTAGGATAAAACTTCTAAATAAGGGTACAGTATAAAGGCATTCGCTCGAATATTGAACGGCTACGGAGGAGCTTCGATGAACTTGGGTAAGCTGTCTATGCTTCAAATCGCTTTCGTTGTGATGCTGTCTTCGGGAATGACGAATCACGTGGTGCTGATCCCCCTGCTGCTGGATAAGGCCGGGAGGGACGCGTGGATTACGGTGATTATAGCCATGGGCTTCACCGTGTTAATGGCCCTCTTGCTGTACTATGTATCCAGAGGTATCGGCCAGCAAGGTCTGATGGATTGGGCTCTTGCTCAATACGGGAGACTCTTTACAAGGCTGCTCGCAGCAGCAGCATTGATCTATGTAATCCCGATGGGCTTGACGACGCTGAACAACACGGTGCTGTGGACGGTTGCGGCCTATCTTCCCGAAACGCCCAAAATCGCGATTGCGCTGTTGGCTATACTTTATTGCGGTCTGGCGGGATATTTTGGAATCCGCTGTATTGCGCTTTCATCCTGCATTTTTTTACCTCTCGTTGTGTTGCTAGGATACTTCGTCATGAGTGCTAACTTCCAATATAAAGATTATTGGCAGCTGATGCCAATGCTTGAATACGGCTGGGAAAGAGTGTGGGGCGCTGTGCCGACTGCGTTAAGCGGCTTCGCTGAGGTGGTTATGCTGTTATTTCTGCAGCACTATGTGAAGAACGGGACCTACAAGCTGTCATACATTCTTAGTCTCTCCCTGCTCTTGGCCGGACTGACCATAGGTCCTCTTCTCGGAAGCATTGCCATCTTCGGTCCAGAGGAGGCGGCAGCCCAGCGGTATCCGGCGTATGAGCAGTGGAGAATCGTGAAAATCGGCCGATTCATAGAGCATGTCGACTTTCTATCCATCTACCAGTGGCTGTCCGGCGCCTTTATACGGGTATCCTTGACGGTTACGATTGCACTGGATCTGCTTAGTGTATGGAACATTCGAAGAGAAGTTGCTGCCCTAATCATCAGCTCCATCTACTTCGTGTATTCGGGTCTGCTGCCCATATTCGATGTCGAGAACTATCGATGGCAGGCCTTCATTGAGAACGGGGTTAGCGCTGCCTACAGTATAGGCTTCTTGCTGCTCCTTGCCTTCATGACCATGAGACAGAGAGCGGGGAGGAATGTGTGATGGATAATCCCGCCAGTTGCCTGGAGGATATAATAAGCCGTTATCAAGACTGTGCCGATGTTGTCATCGAAACGTATTCCTGCAAGCGCAACGAGCGACCAGGTGAGATCACGCTCGTCTATTGCTCCGGCTTGTGTGATTCGGGGAGATGGGTACAGCAGCTACTGGAGGCCGTTCAGTCTGAACATGAGCTGGAGGAAAGCTATTTGCAGTTGGATCGCATTCAAGCGGGAGTAAGCCTCGGACAGCTGGACGAGGAGGTGTTCTCGGGCAAGCTGCTGGTCTATGACAGTATTAGCGGCCGACTCTACGCGCATTCCAGCTATTCACCGCCTACTCGCAATCCGGATGAGTCCAACTTCGAGGTGTCCATTCGCGGACCGAAGGATGGGTTCGTCGAGGATGTGGATACGAACGTGGCACTCGTCCGGAAGCGGTTGAAGACGGCGACGCTTCGTGTGGAGAACTACAGCATCGGCTCCCGCAGCCAAACCCGTGTTGCCTTGCTGTACGTAAGGGATATTGCGAATCGGGAGCTTATCGACAAGGTCCAGCATCGACTGAATCACATTTCGCTGGATGGCATTATCTCATCGACACAATTATCCGAGATCATATCGGATTCTTCGTATTCACTATTCCCGCTTATGGCCTTCACAGGCAGACCGGATTTTGCAGTGGAAAGTGTGCTGAATGGACGCTTCGTCCTGCTGCTGGACGGTAATCCCTCAGCAGTGATCGGACCAGCCGATCTGCTGTTCATCATGAAGACGGCTGAAGATTCCCACTTCATGTATATCGCTATTTCATTCGCCCGTTGGCTGCGGCTATGCGGATTTATGATGACGACGATCTTACCGGCGATGTACATCGCCATCGTGAGCTTTCATCCGGACCAGTTGCCGTTCCAATTCATGGCCTCGGTAACGATGAGTCGGTTAGGGCTGCCGCTGTCGGCAACGATGGAGATGCTGCTTCTGCTTTTTCTCCTCGAGTTGTTCCGCGAGGCGGGCGTACGCTTGCCGTCCTCCATCGGACAAACGTTAACCGTGGTCGGTGGACTGATTGTGGGCGATGCCTCCATCCGTGCGGGACTTGTGTCTCCCTCGATGGTTGTGGTCGGTGCGGTGACTGCGGTCTCGGGCTTCACTTTGGGCAATCAGGCGCTGCTGGGTGCTGCTACGATTATCCGGTTGGTGCTGTATTTATTTTCAGCATCGCTGGGCTTGTTCGGATTTTTCACTGGTATATTCTTACTAGTGCTGTACATGTCATGGTTGACCTCATTCGGTCTTCCTTATCT
Above is a genomic segment from Paenibacillus sp. YYML68 containing:
- a CDS encoding spore germination protein; protein product: MDNPASCLEDIISRYQDCADVVIETYSCKRNERPGEITLVYCSGLCDSGRWVQQLLEAVQSEHELEESYLQLDRIQAGVSLGQLDEEVFSGKLLVYDSISGRLYAHSSYSPPTRNPDESNFEVSIRGPKDGFVEDVDTNVALVRKRLKTATLRVENYSIGSRSQTRVALLYVRDIANRELIDKVQHRLNHISLDGIISSTQLSEIISDSSYSLFPLMAFTGRPDFAVESVLNGRFVLLLDGNPSAVIGPADLLFIMKTAEDSHFMYIAISFARWLRLCGFMMTTILPAMYIAIVSFHPDQLPFQFMASVTMSRLGLPLSATMEMLLLLFLLELFREAGVRLPSSIGQTLTVVGGLIVGDASIRAGLVSPSMVVVGAVTAVSGFTLGNQALLGAATIIRLVLYLFSASLGLFGFFTGIFLLVLYMSWLTSFGLPYLNPISNPLSGDLVQSLLRLPWISKRKRPSGLQLQDQDRQADSQRRQKE
- a CDS encoding endospore germination permease, whose amino-acid sequence is MNLGKLSMLQIAFVVMLSSGMTNHVVLIPLLLDKAGRDAWITVIIAMGFTVLMALLLYYVSRGIGQQGLMDWALAQYGRLFTRLLAAAALIYVIPMGLTTLNNTVLWTVAAYLPETPKIAIALLAILYCGLAGYFGIRCIALSSCIFLPLVVLLGYFVMSANFQYKDYWQLMPMLEYGWERVWGAVPTALSGFAEVVMLLFLQHYVKNGTYKLSYILSLSLLLAGLTIGPLLGSIAIFGPEEAAAQRYPAYEQWRIVKIGRFIEHVDFLSIYQWLSGAFIRVSLTVTIALDLLSVWNIRREVAALIISSIYFVYSGLLPIFDVENYRWQAFIENGVSAAYSIGFLLLLAFMTMRQRAGRNV